The following proteins are encoded in a genomic region of Nitrososphaerales archaeon:
- a CDS encoding site-specific integrase: MRPHSEEGQRSVEALMASMKLADATKAGHLMRVSQYAGHLKTTPDEVVREAKAHPRKFEETFREFVQAVGKNASPATTSSYRHSLKRFLEVNRVTSINWDYIGEFVPSARRAGQDRAPTLEEIRKIVDVADLRMRCLALFLCSSGARIGSVPYLRWRDVEEVESDGEKLAKVTIYRGEPEEYLTFITPECYRYLLQYRELREKIGEKVVGMSFVFTTQPNARKFDQSKVGVASVKTLKNQLGELLRHLGMRTVISERGGYKNYEFKQAHGFRKFFKTRMEMSGVKPIITEMLMGHAIGVSGSYMKPTEKELLEEYSKAVDNLTIIGRAGGRVDIKNAFREQLLIVAGFNEEEIGKMDLDKVSDEEFQQVIRRRLLGTMTNNGNHQKVIPLGEVDSYISKGWEFVAALPNDRAILKLPR; the protein is encoded by the coding sequence ATGAGACCTCATTCCGAGGAAGGCCAGAGGTCCGTCGAGGCGTTGATGGCATCGATGAAGCTGGCCGACGCCACGAAGGCGGGCCATCTGATGAGGGTGAGCCAATATGCGGGGCACCTCAAGACGACTCCAGACGAAGTCGTGAGGGAAGCCAAGGCCCATCCAAGGAAGTTCGAGGAGACGTTCAGGGAGTTCGTCCAAGCTGTAGGCAAGAACGCCAGCCCTGCGACGACCTCGTCATACCGCCATTCCCTCAAGCGCTTCCTGGAAGTCAACCGCGTGACGAGCATAAACTGGGACTACATCGGCGAGTTCGTCCCAAGCGCAAGGAGGGCCGGGCAGGACAGGGCGCCGACGCTGGAAGAGATCCGCAAGATTGTCGACGTCGCTGACCTGCGCATGAGGTGCCTGGCCCTCTTCCTGTGCTCCTCCGGGGCCAGGATCGGCTCGGTCCCCTACCTCAGATGGCGGGACGTCGAGGAAGTCGAATCGGATGGGGAGAAGCTCGCCAAGGTGACCATATACAGGGGAGAGCCCGAGGAGTACCTCACATTCATCACGCCCGAATGCTATCGGTACCTGCTCCAGTACAGGGAGTTGAGGGAGAAGATCGGTGAGAAGGTCGTCGGGATGTCTTTCGTGTTCACCACACAACCCAACGCGCGCAAGTTCGACCAGAGCAAGGTGGGAGTCGCGTCGGTGAAGACGTTGAAGAATCAGCTCGGTGAACTTCTACGACACCTGGGCATGCGGACTGTCATCAGCGAGAGGGGAGGCTACAAGAATTACGAGTTCAAACAGGCGCACGGGTTCAGGAAGTTCTTCAAGACGAGGATGGAGATGTCGGGGGTCAAGCCCATCATAACCGAGATGCTGATGGGGCACGCGATCGGCGTCTCGGGGAGCTACATGAAACCCACGGAAAAGGAGCTCCTCGAGGAGTACTCGAAGGCGGTCGACAACCTGACAATCATCGGCAGGGCGGGCGGGAGAGTGGACATCAAGAACGCGTTCAGGGAACAGCTGCTAATCGTCGCTGGGTTCAACGAGGAAGAGATTGGGAAGATGGACTTGGACAAGGTCTCCGACGAAGAATTCCAACAGGTGATTCGCCGGAGGCTGCTCGGCACGATGACGAACAACGGCAACCATCAGAAGGTCATACCGCTGGGCGAGGTCGATAGCTACATCTCGAAGGGATGGGAGTTCGTCGCCGCTCTGCCGAATGACAGGGCCATACTGAAGCTTCCCCGCTGA
- a CDS encoding cyclase family protein translates to MVDKLPFRKIVDLSVPFKSLGTHVFPGYPMPLRATMTTIRDNGYYSSVWTFVEHSGTHVDAPGHFLQGAPTIDKVPLSTYVGRGVVLKFTGRRPNYSITKKDIETGLRKKELKGKVGSGWVLLFYTGYSAKAGTRRWLEHPELSDEACRLITRLKVNAIGFDAPSPDHAPFPAHKILLPKGIALFEGLTNLNKVMDKDFVFVGAPLPLVDGSASPVRAFALMM, encoded by the coding sequence TTGGTAGACAAGCTTCCATTCAGGAAGATTGTCGACCTGTCTGTCCCGTTCAAGAGTCTGGGGACGCACGTCTTCCCGGGCTATCCCATGCCTCTGAGGGCTACGATGACGACCATACGGGACAACGGGTACTACTCAAGTGTGTGGACGTTTGTTGAGCATTCTGGGACCCACGTTGACGCGCCAGGGCATTTCCTTCAGGGCGCCCCGACGATTGACAAGGTCCCGCTCAGCACGTATGTTGGCAGGGGAGTGGTGCTGAAATTTACTGGTCGGCGTCCCAACTATTCAATCACCAAGAAAGATATCGAAACAGGACTGCGGAAGAAGGAGCTCAAGGGGAAAGTCGGTAGCGGTTGGGTCCTACTGTTCTACACCGGGTACAGCGCGAAGGCAGGCACGCGAAGGTGGCTCGAGCACCCCGAGCTCAGTGACGAAGCGTGCAGGCTCATAACCAGACTGAAGGTCAATGCTATTGGTTTCGACGCGCCCAGCCCTGACCATGCCCCGTTTCCCGCCCACAAGATCCTGCTTCCGAAAGGGATCGCCCTGTTCGAGGGCCTGACTAACCTGAACAAGGTCATGGACAAGGACTTCGTCTTTGTCGGCGCTCCGCTTCCGCTTGTTGACGGGTCGGCCAGCCCCGTGCGGGCCTTTGCTCTGATGATGTGA
- a CDS encoding glutamine synthetase family protein, with the protein MKQSAVAKRLSQHNSSMVSISYVDLCGVTRSKPLVVSDVESILRNGFKTARANLDMNAVTPLTPGSKLDISQGDVSVIPDQTTLVFPAYSPGTARFIGEVHEADGSTSPLCARSVLRRVLEETGSRGYRVMTGLESEFHLVRHDGDRVVPADTSSIQSQAGYEQHRELLTDIVKALSSMEIKVVKAHVEGGHGQLEVDLAPEPCLRAGDAYVYFKDAVKAVSMSRGLTASFMPKIGADWWGSGLHLHLNLTDPKGRNLFSDSRDRRKLGLSQSCYHFIGGVLKHTRALCAIGAPTVNSYKRLLPGRWNADAVTYGPGNRGAAVRIPDERGDSTRIELRLTDNACNVYLLLACVVAAGIEGMERKLDPGEPLMFDASQMNDSERVSRHLKLLPRSLGEALSELEKDDLIRRTLGGTLFEEYVTQRSFEVSQAADQVTQWEVSHFLDLF; encoded by the coding sequence TTGAAACAGAGCGCGGTTGCGAAGCGGCTCTCTCAGCACAACTCCTCAATGGTAAGCATCTCGTACGTAGACCTGTGCGGCGTGACCCGGTCGAAACCTCTCGTAGTCTCGGACGTCGAGTCGATTCTGCGGAACGGTTTCAAGACGGCGCGGGCTAACCTGGATATGAACGCAGTCACACCTCTCACGCCTGGCTCGAAACTCGACATCTCTCAGGGCGACGTCTCCGTCATCCCTGACCAGACCACACTCGTCTTCCCCGCCTACTCTCCAGGTACCGCTCGCTTCATCGGAGAGGTCCACGAGGCCGACGGCTCCACCTCTCCTCTGTGCGCGAGGAGCGTGCTCCGGAGAGTCCTCGAGGAAACTGGATCAAGGGGATACAGGGTGATGACCGGGCTCGAGAGCGAATTCCACCTCGTCCGTCACGACGGGGACAGAGTTGTCCCAGCTGACACAAGTTCGATACAGTCCCAAGCGGGATACGAACAGCACAGGGAGCTCCTCACAGACATCGTGAAGGCGTTGAGTTCGATGGAAATCAAGGTAGTCAAGGCGCACGTCGAAGGCGGGCACGGGCAGCTTGAGGTTGACCTTGCCCCTGAGCCCTGTCTCAGGGCAGGCGACGCATACGTCTACTTCAAGGACGCGGTCAAGGCAGTTTCGATGAGTCGCGGTCTGACAGCTTCGTTCATGCCCAAGATAGGCGCGGACTGGTGGGGCAGCGGCTTGCACCTGCACCTCAACCTAACCGACCCGAAGGGGAGGAACCTGTTCTCCGATTCTCGTGACCGGCGAAAGCTGGGTCTCAGCCAGTCCTGTTACCATTTCATCGGAGGCGTTCTGAAGCACACGCGAGCTCTCTGTGCCATAGGCGCGCCCACGGTGAACTCATACAAGCGGCTCCTGCCGGGGAGGTGGAACGCCGACGCCGTGACCTACGGGCCCGGAAACCGGGGGGCGGCAGTCAGGATTCCTGACGAGCGGGGCGACTCGACGCGCATAGAACTCCGCCTGACTGACAACGCGTGTAACGTCTACCTGCTGCTCGCCTGCGTCGTTGCCGCTGGAATCGAGGGGATGGAGCGGAAACTCGACCCGGGCGAGCCCCTGATGTTCGACGCCTCTCAGATGAACGACAGTGAGCGCGTCTCCCGCCACCTGAAGCTTCTCCCGAGATCCCTCGGCGAGGCCCTCTCCGAGTTGGAGAAGGACGACCTGATTCGACGGACTCTGGGCGGCACGCTGTTCGAGGAGTATGTCACGCAAAGGTCGTTCGAGGTGTCTCAGGCCGCCGACCAAGTTACGCAGTGGGAGGTCTCCCACTTCCTGGACCTCTTCTAG
- a CDS encoding amidohydrolase, with the protein MRIELDDQPITDIHCFSFAPQRRHTRSSLTKLFMAGGPTVMSINPELRTEDLAASVAYRRMIHHLSLLFKMSGGENEVLRKRNELAKRYDSYLRLLFGDAGIERMALDSGLEPVSFAEFRRHAPAKLYRIFRIEPLIKDLIAKSGGFDELFTSFDETIQSAVRKHGFVGFKSVIAYRTGLDVGTPTEQEARTSFRLRKENREKEWFGPRVKPLRDFLLNHVAERSSKLRAFLQIHTGLGDTDVVAERCNPLLLSKFLKQEKVLKTPVILIHGGFPYTDEAAWLSSVFPNVYFELSTPFPPTYLPALSKERFRRVLEVVPTTRIVYGSDSIETPEFHWLSAKLSKLALGETLGDLVDDGVLDEQGAHGAAARILDRNGAGLLR; encoded by the coding sequence ATGAGGATCGAACTCGACGACCAACCAATCACGGACATTCACTGTTTCTCGTTTGCGCCGCAGCGAAGGCACACGCGCTCATCGCTGACGAAGCTCTTCATGGCGGGCGGGCCTACTGTGATGAGCATCAATCCAGAACTCCGCACAGAAGACCTTGCGGCTTCGGTGGCGTACAGAAGGATGATTCACCACCTGTCCCTGCTTTTCAAGATGTCGGGCGGGGAAAATGAAGTACTTAGGAAGAGGAACGAGCTCGCGAAGAGGTACGATTCTTACCTTCGATTACTGTTCGGGGACGCCGGGATTGAGAGGATGGCGCTCGACAGCGGACTCGAGCCCGTTTCCTTCGCAGAGTTCAGGAGGCATGCGCCAGCAAAGCTGTACAGAATATTCAGAATCGAACCGCTGATTAAAGACTTGATCGCCAAGTCAGGTGGCTTCGACGAACTCTTTACCTCATTTGATGAGACAATCCAGTCTGCCGTTAGGAAGCACGGCTTCGTTGGATTCAAGTCTGTGATAGCTTACCGGACCGGGCTCGATGTAGGCACGCCGACCGAGCAGGAAGCCAGGACTTCCTTTAGGCTGCGGAAAGAGAATAGGGAGAAGGAGTGGTTCGGCCCCAGAGTGAAGCCGCTGCGTGACTTCCTACTGAACCACGTTGCCGAGCGCTCATCGAAACTTCGAGCGTTCCTCCAGATTCACACTGGACTCGGCGATACTGACGTTGTGGCGGAGAGGTGTAATCCGTTGCTACTGTCCAAGTTCCTGAAGCAGGAGAAGGTGTTGAAGACTCCCGTGATCTTGATTCACGGCGGCTTCCCGTACACTGACGAAGCCGCTTGGTTGAGCAGCGTCTTCCCGAACGTCTACTTCGAGCTCTCAACTCCGTTCCCGCCCACCTACCTCCCGGCCCTGTCGAAGGAGAGGTTCAGGCGCGTCCTTGAAGTGGTGCCCACAACAAGGATTGTTTACGGGTCGGACTCTATCGAGACTCCCGAGTTCCACTGGCTATCGGCAAAGCTCTCGAAGCTCGCCCTCGGAGAGACCCTTGGAGACCTCGTGGACGATGGAGTACTGGATGAGCAGGGAGCCCACGGGGCCGCCGCTCGAATCCTCGACCGCAACGGCGCGGGACTCCTCCGGTAG
- the ggt gene encoding gamma-glutamyltransferase, giving the protein MDRLHNAVVTSAHPLASEAGASILRMGGNAVDAAVATSLMLGVVEPAFSGIGGGGFALIHLASGETTALDYRETAPAKSSADMFQRIAADANSVGPLAVATPGTLSGHALLLEQFGTMKFRDVARPAIVAAKSGVSVSSLSQRILKENRTGALDKLKRFTESARVFGVDGRSARFSKLPLLSKTLSKLAKDGPEGFYGGTTSKEISTFVGSLGGILSEDDFGRYAPKVRRPVEGEARGFRIVSMPPPSAGGTLLIYGLEILAELGNRARASTKAGMFRAVIDILRSMLDEKPSFGDPEFVDAATSQILSKSYVQKKAEEIWSGTNPTGGNRSSDGPGSTSHFCVIDSAGNVVSATETIECYFGSGVTVPGLGVLLNDEMHDFDTVPGRPNSVAAGKRPVSSMSPTIVFKDGSPFLVIGGAGSERIISSIFQVTTNVLDGGMALGRALAAPRIHPTAGGLMVEGGFDETTVSELRGLVGDVQVMGNLELYFGGVQAVLIDQDKRMATGGADPRRFGAAVSA; this is encoded by the coding sequence TTGGATAGGCTCCACAACGCCGTGGTCACCTCAGCCCATCCGCTTGCATCCGAGGCAGGCGCCTCTATTCTGAGAATGGGGGGTAACGCTGTAGACGCCGCGGTCGCAACATCTCTGATGCTGGGGGTGGTCGAGCCAGCGTTCTCTGGAATAGGTGGGGGTGGCTTCGCCCTGATTCATCTGGCCTCGGGAGAGACAACCGCCCTTGACTACAGGGAGACGGCGCCAGCGAAGTCCTCGGCCGACATGTTCCAGCGTATCGCGGCAGACGCAAACAGCGTGGGACCTCTGGCCGTCGCCACGCCAGGAACGCTATCTGGGCACGCCCTCCTTCTGGAGCAGTTCGGCACTATGAAGTTCAGAGATGTCGCCCGACCCGCAATCGTCGCAGCAAAGTCGGGCGTCTCGGTTTCCAGCCTCTCGCAAAGGATTCTGAAGGAGAACAGAACAGGGGCGCTGGACAAGCTGAAGCGTTTCACCGAGTCCGCCCGCGTCTTCGGTGTCGACGGCCGATCGGCCCGCTTCAGTAAGCTCCCGCTTCTATCGAAGACTCTGTCGAAGTTGGCAAAAGACGGGCCAGAGGGATTCTACGGCGGGACAACATCCAAGGAAATCTCGACCTTCGTAGGGAGCCTCGGAGGAATCTTATCTGAGGACGACTTCGGTAGGTACGCTCCCAAAGTTCGCAGACCGGTGGAAGGGGAGGCTCGAGGGTTCAGGATCGTCTCGATGCCGCCGCCCAGCGCTGGCGGAACGCTGTTGATCTATGGTCTCGAAATCCTCGCCGAGCTCGGCAATCGAGCTCGTGCCAGCACGAAGGCAGGGATGTTCCGGGCGGTCATAGATATCCTGAGGTCGATGCTCGACGAGAAGCCGAGCTTTGGTGACCCAGAATTCGTCGACGCCGCCACCAGCCAGATCCTGTCTAAATCCTACGTGCAGAAGAAGGCGGAGGAGATCTGGTCTGGAACAAACCCCACCGGAGGCAATCGTTCCTCGGACGGCCCTGGCTCCACTTCGCACTTCTGCGTTATCGACTCCGCAGGCAACGTCGTCTCTGCGACGGAGACAATCGAGTGCTACTTCGGCTCGGGCGTCACCGTGCCGGGCCTGGGAGTCCTCCTGAACGACGAGATGCACGACTTCGACACGGTTCCTGGAAGGCCCAACTCCGTGGCGGCGGGGAAGAGGCCGGTCAGCAGCATGTCCCCTACAATCGTCTTCAAGGACGGGTCCCCTTTCCTCGTCATCGGCGGGGCCGGCTCTGAGCGAATCATCAGTTCCATCTTTCAGGTGACGACAAACGTCTTGGACGGGGGGATGGCCCTGGGAAGGGCGTTGGCTGCTCCGCGGATTCATCCCACTGCTGGGGGTTTGATGGTGGAAGGAGGATTTGACGAGACCACTGTCAGTGAGTTGCGAGGGCTGGTGGGCGACGTACAGGTAATGGGCAATCTGGAACTCTACTTTGGCGGTGTCCAAGCCGTCCTGATTGATCAGGACAAGAGGATGGCAACGGGCGGGGCCGACCCCAGAAGGTTCGGGGCGGCTGTCTCCGCCTAG
- a CDS encoding amino acid permease, translated as MQTKQFVRDATGLVREFGAVDTLLFASAMVFALVFTIQQFAWFYGSTLGASLPLTLVVAAIPFVFLMLAYWAIGVVMPRTGNDYLWVGRIFRPSIGFAWAALYMFVVFFVAYVGEVSPFATAFSSAFTALGLTSNSASLIDLGTFLGSSWGTFMLAALFTLLFGVFAIFGNKLIKGFMYTTWIVAIIGMILMWYILGSTSNATFASNWNQMIGSLNSSYAYSALQSTAINKAGFPGNAVGFAAIVTALPFAFLFLFGGNYANAFAGEIKNVKRSIPVALFLSLIFGVIYWSITSTLTLNAINHDWITPVGYAWLTNGAGSAAYPLPYAPTQTLFLAVAAYPNNLLISVMFFTYLVGSLGALFAYFWIPSKYFFAWAFDRVIPSKFANVSSRFNTPYVSILAIVVLGVVLSYLYLILGYFTYFTLGTVLWGVSYIMPALALMAFPYVKKDLFATAPGWVGKKVAGIPLVTLVGLLTAIGFGYVGFVAYTNPLITAPNVNSVLLALAVLVVAFVVYFASRFYHKGKGMDISMALKEIPPE; from the coding sequence TTGCAGACGAAGCAATTCGTCAGAGACGCGACCGGTCTCGTTCGGGAGTTCGGCGCCGTCGACACCTTGCTCTTCGCATCTGCGATGGTCTTCGCCCTGGTATTCACGATTCAGCAGTTCGCTTGGTTCTACGGCAGTACGCTCGGGGCGAGCCTGCCGCTCACTCTCGTAGTGGCGGCCATTCCGTTCGTGTTCCTGATGCTGGCCTACTGGGCCATCGGCGTAGTGATGCCGAGGACTGGAAACGACTACCTCTGGGTTGGCCGCATCTTCCGTCCCTCCATCGGTTTCGCTTGGGCGGCTCTCTACATGTTCGTCGTGTTCTTCGTGGCCTATGTGGGAGAGGTCTCGCCTTTCGCGACCGCCTTCTCCTCGGCGTTCACCGCACTTGGTCTCACAAGCAACTCTGCCTCGCTGATAGACCTTGGGACCTTCCTGGGGTCTTCCTGGGGAACTTTCATGCTCGCGGCTCTCTTCACGCTGCTCTTCGGCGTATTCGCAATCTTTGGGAACAAGCTAATCAAGGGATTCATGTACACGACGTGGATTGTCGCCATAATCGGGATGATCCTGATGTGGTACATACTCGGATCGACGAGCAACGCCACGTTTGCGAGCAACTGGAACCAGATGATCGGGAGCCTCAATTCGAGCTACGCGTATTCGGCGCTGCAGAGCACGGCGATAAACAAGGCTGGGTTCCCCGGTAACGCCGTCGGGTTCGCCGCCATAGTCACGGCCCTTCCGTTCGCCTTCCTGTTCCTCTTCGGCGGAAACTACGCCAACGCTTTCGCTGGAGAGATAAAGAACGTGAAGCGGTCGATTCCTGTGGCGCTATTCCTCTCGCTAATCTTCGGCGTAATCTACTGGTCGATTACCTCCACGCTCACTCTGAACGCGATAAACCATGATTGGATCACACCTGTAGGCTACGCCTGGCTGACCAATGGTGCCGGCTCCGCGGCATATCCACTGCCTTACGCACCCACTCAGACGCTCTTCCTCGCAGTCGCAGCGTACCCGAACAACCTGCTCATCTCCGTCATGTTCTTCACCTACCTCGTCGGGTCTCTCGGCGCCCTCTTCGCGTACTTCTGGATTCCGAGCAAGTACTTCTTCGCTTGGGCCTTCGACAGGGTGATCCCTAGCAAGTTCGCGAACGTCAGCTCGAGGTTCAACACGCCGTATGTTTCGATATTGGCCATAGTTGTGCTCGGAGTGGTCCTCTCCTACCTCTACCTGATACTGGGCTACTTCACGTACTTCACGCTGGGGACTGTACTCTGGGGAGTCTCGTACATCATGCCTGCCTTGGCGTTGATGGCGTTCCCCTACGTCAAGAAGGACCTCTTCGCCACCGCGCCGGGCTGGGTCGGTAAGAAGGTTGCAGGAATCCCCCTCGTCACATTGGTGGGGCTGCTCACAGCAATCGGATTCGGTTACGTCGGCTTCGTCGCGTACACGAATCCTTTGATCACCGCACCCAACGTCAACAGTGTCCTGCTGGCACTGGCCGTGCTCGTCGTCGCCTTCGTCGTGTACTTTGCTAGCAGGTTTTACCACAAGGGCAAGGGGATGGATATCTCCATGGCCCTGAAGGAAATACCGCCAGAGTAG
- a CDS encoding polysaccharide deacetylase family protein, which translates to MQEAGRDFVGYGKETPKFRWPGNRRLALSVVINYEEGSEHSHATDGIVEGVGEFLPVDMPVRDVGNESSYEYGPRVAIWRILETLKRYRAKATFFATATALEVNKAAARAIVDQGHEVCDHGLRWTEHYRFTYSQEKDMISKSVEVIEQVTGKKPVGFYAREPSVNTVGIVEELGNFIYESDSYSDDLPYRRGGKGILMLPYTPDANDFHFQAPMHRFANSSDFFTYLKDSFDVMHEEAQKASKMMSVGLHCRVIGRPGRIVALRNFLSYATRFDDVWVATREQMARHWIEHVEPTLKSG; encoded by the coding sequence ATGCAGGAAGCTGGGAGGGACTTCGTTGGGTATGGCAAGGAAACTCCAAAGTTCCGCTGGCCAGGTAACCGCAGGCTGGCGCTATCCGTGGTCATCAACTACGAGGAGGGCTCGGAGCACTCCCACGCGACCGATGGCATAGTGGAGGGTGTGGGTGAGTTCCTGCCAGTCGACATGCCAGTGAGGGACGTGGGGAATGAAAGCAGCTACGAATATGGGCCAAGGGTGGCGATATGGAGGATACTGGAGACGCTTAAGAGGTACAGGGCAAAAGCAACGTTCTTCGCGACTGCGACCGCCCTGGAAGTGAACAAGGCTGCGGCGAGAGCAATCGTCGACCAGGGGCACGAGGTGTGCGACCACGGCCTCAGATGGACGGAACACTACAGGTTCACCTACAGCCAAGAGAAGGACATGATTAGCAAGTCAGTGGAGGTCATAGAACAAGTCACGGGAAAGAAGCCGGTGGGGTTCTACGCCAGGGAACCGAGCGTCAACACGGTCGGGATTGTCGAGGAGCTGGGGAACTTCATCTATGAGTCGGACTCTTACAGCGACGACCTCCCCTACAGACGCGGAGGCAAGGGGATACTGATGCTCCCGTATACGCCGGACGCGAACGACTTCCACTTCCAGGCCCCTATGCACAGGTTCGCCAACTCCTCTGACTTCTTCACATACCTGAAAGACTCGTTCGACGTGATGCATGAAGAGGCGCAGAAGGCCTCCAAGATGATGTCTGTCGGGCTCCACTGCCGCGTCATAGGTAGGCCTGGCAGGATTGTTGCCCTGAGGAACTTCCTTTCATACGCCACAAGGTTCGACGACGTCTGGGTGGCAACGAGAGAGCAGATGGCGAGGCACTGGATTGAGCACGTAGAGCCGACGCTGAAGTCCGGCTAG
- a CDS encoding CBS domain-containing protein, with the protein MSESRDVVGKIMSRTVRTVSGSEPVSVAVAKMVKHDIGSVVVLEGGAPVGIITERDIMRQLTGKSAKDLSSPSKTFASKPLVTVSPETEIWNAFTIMLRKKIRRLPVVQGGRLMGIVTERDLFKWVVGVFYEPNVPADIKKLIVQNP; encoded by the coding sequence TTGTCCGAATCCAGGGACGTGGTCGGCAAGATAATGTCAAGGACGGTGCGAACGGTGTCCGGAAGCGAACCAGTCAGCGTTGCCGTGGCTAAGATGGTAAAGCACGACATCGGCTCCGTAGTCGTCTTAGAAGGCGGCGCACCAGTCGGGATTATCACCGAGAGGGACATCATGAGGCAACTGACAGGCAAGTCAGCCAAGGACCTCAGCTCTCCCTCCAAGACGTTCGCCTCGAAACCACTGGTCACCGTCTCCCCCGAGACTGAGATTTGGAACGCGTTCACCATAATGCTCCGCAAGAAGATTAGACGGCTGCCCGTGGTGCAGGGGGGCAGGCTGATGGGGATAGTGACGGAGCGCGACCTCTTCAAATGGGTGGTCGGCGTGTTCTACGAGCCGAACGTGCCCGCAGACATCAAGAAGCTCATCGTGCAGAACCCCTAG
- a CDS encoding nicotinamidase, whose amino-acid sequence MAALVVVDVQRDFCPGGALGVKGGDDVVKSLNRVISAFHDAGLPVFLTRDWHPANHCSFIEQGGTWAPHCVAGTPGAEFHPDLVVPKGSVVVSKATAPDSEAYSGFQGTDLEAELRRLGVTDLIIGGLATDYCVKQTCLDGLARGFKVEVMTDCVRGVNLRPGDSASALRSMTAKGATLTTAGEVVKRCRRAAMVSSSRP is encoded by the coding sequence ATGGCTGCGCTCGTCGTCGTGGACGTGCAACGAGACTTCTGTCCGGGTGGTGCGCTCGGGGTGAAGGGGGGCGACGACGTCGTCAAATCCCTGAACCGCGTGATCTCCGCCTTCCACGACGCCGGACTCCCAGTCTTCCTCACCAGAGACTGGCATCCGGCGAACCACTGTTCGTTCATCGAACAGGGTGGCACTTGGGCACCCCACTGCGTGGCAGGGACGCCCGGAGCCGAGTTCCATCCAGACCTCGTCGTCCCTAAGGGGTCGGTTGTGGTCAGCAAGGCGACGGCGCCAGACTCGGAGGCATACTCTGGCTTCCAAGGGACGGACCTCGAGGCGGAGCTCAGGCGGCTCGGCGTGACGGACCTTATCATCGGAGGCCTGGCGACCGACTACTGCGTCAAGCAGACGTGTCTGGACGGGCTCGCGAGGGGGTTCAAGGTCGAAGTGATGACTGACTGCGTCAGGGGAGTGAACCTGCGGCCTGGAGACTCGGCGTCGGCCCTGAGGTCGATGACTGCGAAAGGTGCAACCCTGACTACCGCTGGGGAGGTGGTGAAGAGATGCCGGCGCGCAGCAATGGTGTCATCATCCCGACCGTAA